In Vibrio crassostreae, one DNA window encodes the following:
- a CDS encoding NADH:flavin oxidoreductase/NADH oxidase family protein: MNPICLNDPFSLPNGQVIKNRLFKSAMSEQLGDKHHNPKQGLVTLYQRWAQGGIGLSMTGNVMVDRSALGEPKNVVLDEHSDLTVFREWASAGTQNGSQIWMQLNHPGKQIPKFLCDSPVAPSAISLERGLEKGFNTPRALTEKEIIAIIDKFARSAKLAKQAGFTGVQIHGAHGYLVSQFLSSRHNQRQDKWGGSLENRLRFVLEVYRAIRKEVGDDFPVGIKLNSADFMKGGFTEEESMQVVQTLSDNGIDLIEISGGTYESPSMMGSKNKAEPIKASTVKREAYFMDYMVKARKLVSTPLVVTGGFRTAQAMNEALNTSATDFIGIARTMAVDPDFPNKLIENPSHGMPLTVPTTGKPALDKVAMVGLVWYEHQMWRIASGKNADPKLSALGVVLKTILSAGWHAFKKRRA, translated from the coding sequence ATGAATCCAATCTGCCTCAACGACCCTTTTTCTCTTCCTAATGGCCAGGTGATCAAAAATCGCCTGTTCAAATCGGCAATGAGTGAACAGCTAGGTGATAAACACCATAACCCTAAGCAAGGTTTGGTCACGCTTTACCAGCGTTGGGCTCAAGGAGGAATTGGCCTATCCATGACGGGTAACGTGATGGTCGATAGAAGTGCGCTTGGTGAACCTAAAAACGTTGTGTTAGATGAGCACAGTGACTTAACCGTATTTCGTGAGTGGGCGAGTGCCGGAACACAGAATGGTTCGCAGATATGGATGCAACTGAATCACCCAGGTAAGCAAATCCCTAAATTCTTATGTGATAGCCCGGTTGCGCCTTCGGCTATCTCTTTAGAGCGTGGATTAGAGAAGGGCTTCAATACGCCACGAGCTCTGACTGAAAAAGAAATAATCGCAATCATTGATAAATTTGCGCGGAGTGCAAAGCTTGCAAAACAAGCGGGTTTTACTGGTGTCCAGATTCACGGTGCTCATGGTTATCTTGTCAGTCAGTTTTTGTCTTCGAGACACAATCAACGCCAAGATAAATGGGGTGGCTCACTCGAAAACAGACTTCGTTTCGTGCTTGAGGTTTATCGTGCGATTCGAAAAGAGGTCGGTGACGATTTCCCTGTCGGGATTAAGCTCAACAGCGCCGATTTCATGAAAGGTGGCTTCACTGAAGAAGAGTCAATGCAAGTTGTGCAAACATTGAGTGATAACGGTATTGACCTGATTGAGATCTCCGGCGGCACCTATGAAAGTCCATCAATGATGGGTTCAAAGAATAAGGCTGAACCAATCAAGGCCAGCACGGTAAAGCGTGAAGCGTATTTTATGGATTACATGGTGAAGGCGAGAAAACTCGTCAGCACACCGCTGGTGGTCACGGGTGGCTTTCGAACCGCGCAAGCAATGAATGAAGCATTAAACACATCGGCAACCGATTTTATTGGTATTGCGCGCACAATGGCGGTTGATCCTGATTTTCCTAACAAGTTAATCGAAAACCCTAGCCACGGCATGCCGCTAACGGTGCCCACCACAGGTAAACCCGCATTAGACAAGGTGGCGATGGTCGGGTTGGTTTGGTATGAGCATCAGATGTGGCGTATTGCCTCTGGCAAGAATGCCGACCCTAAACTAAGCGCACTCGGTGTGGTGTTAAAAACAATTCTCAGCGCCGGCTGGCACGCGTTCAAAAAGCGCAGAGCGTAA
- a CDS encoding sulfatase-like hydrolase/transferase, with the protein MYKSFVKSALALSVLASVNVHAASQPNVVAIMLDDVSPTDLSAYHRGLGAVDTPNIDRIAERGMMVSDYYAQGSSTAGRSAFITGQYPFRTGLTSVGQPGSSLGLQKEDPTLAEMLKDKGYATVHVGKSHLGDNNSHLPTVHGFDEFFGFLYHLNVMEMPEQPEFPTDPNFRGRPRNVLHTVATESVDMQEDPRFGVVGKQTIEDKGTLGAKRMQTIDGEFLGFATDWLDKHEAEKDEQPYFMWYNPTRMHQKTHVRPEYRGASQINTYYDGLIELDDQIGVLLDKLEDLGEIDNTIILFTSDNGVNLDHWPDSGSASFRGQKGTTWDGGFRVPMLVSWPDKIPQGEYTDGFMTSEDWVPTIMAAVGEGDIKQELLDGKELNGERYQVHLDGYNQLDMLTKGEPSQRHEFFFYNEQDLNAFRVDDWKVHLKTKTEWIAPPEEWPLGMLVNIKADPYERSPDTRGWFLWMKEKSWVLPKLQKSAAEYQKSLKAFPPRQKAGGIGMADKSVVAD; encoded by the coding sequence ATGTATAAGTCTTTTGTTAAATCCGCTCTGGCGCTCTCGGTATTGGCGAGCGTCAACGTACATGCAGCGAGCCAACCCAATGTGGTTGCTATCATGCTCGATGATGTGAGCCCAACGGATCTGTCTGCCTACCACCGTGGTTTAGGCGCGGTGGATACGCCGAACATTGATCGAATTGCCGAGCGCGGCATGATGGTCAGTGATTACTATGCACAGGGCAGTTCAACTGCGGGTCGTTCTGCGTTCATCACCGGACAATACCCATTCAGAACGGGTTTGACGTCTGTAGGACAGCCGGGGTCATCGTTGGGATTACAAAAAGAAGATCCTACGCTGGCTGAAATGCTAAAAGACAAGGGCTATGCCACGGTTCATGTTGGCAAAAGCCACTTGGGTGACAACAACAGCCATCTGCCGACTGTCCATGGTTTCGATGAGTTCTTCGGTTTCCTTTATCACCTTAACGTGATGGAAATGCCTGAACAGCCGGAATTCCCAACAGACCCTAACTTCAGAGGACGCCCTCGCAATGTTCTTCACACCGTTGCTACCGAGAGTGTGGACATGCAAGAAGACCCAAGATTTGGTGTGGTTGGAAAGCAAACTATTGAAGATAAGGGCACTTTGGGCGCTAAGCGTATGCAGACCATTGATGGCGAGTTTTTGGGTTTTGCTACGGACTGGCTTGATAAACATGAAGCAGAGAAAGACGAACAACCCTACTTCATGTGGTACAACCCGACTCGTATGCACCAAAAAACACACGTTCGTCCGGAGTATCGAGGCGCGAGCCAAATCAACACCTATTACGATGGCTTGATCGAACTGGATGACCAAATCGGTGTGTTGCTCGACAAGCTTGAAGATTTAGGCGAAATCGATAACACCATCATTCTCTTCACTTCTGACAATGGCGTAAACCTAGACCACTGGCCTGATTCAGGCTCTGCCTCATTCAGAGGACAAAAAGGCACGACATGGGATGGTGGTTTCCGTGTACCAATGTTGGTGAGTTGGCCAGATAAAATCCCTCAAGGTGAATATACCGACGGCTTCATGACGTCAGAAGACTGGGTGCCAACCATTATGGCTGCAGTGGGTGAAGGCGACATTAAGCAAGAACTGCTTGATGGAAAAGAGTTAAACGGCGAGCGTTATCAAGTTCACTTGGATGGTTATAACCAACTGGACATGTTGACCAAAGGCGAGCCGAGTCAACGTCACGAGTTCTTCTTCTACAACGAGCAAGATTTGAATGCGTTCCGAGTTGATGATTGGAAAGTGCACCTAAAAACCAAAACGGAATGGATTGCGCCTCCTGAAGAGTGGCCACTAGGGATGCTTGTTAACATCAAGGCTGATCCTTATGAGCGTAGCCCTGATACTCGTGGTTGGTTCTTATGGATGAAAGAGAAGTCTTGGGTATTACCAAAGCTGCAAAAATCAGCGGCGGAATATCAGAAGTCACTCAAAGCGTTTCCACCAAGACAGAAAGCCGGTGGTATTGGTATGGCAGACAAATCAGTGGTTGCTGACTAA
- a CDS encoding LysR family transcriptional regulator, whose protein sequence is MTKDLNLLRLILVLNETRQTVTAAKALNVSQPTISVMLRKLREQFDDELFVRDKAKLEPTPKCLKLIETLPLLLEQLDNLYIPSEEWGLEDLRGEVQIMLPSPLLVPVGVPLIKKLTKEAPQVTFQCSPWLDNGVQSLETNRTCWGVSYLPMDVNKTLTERPVGFDKFMLVLRADHPVQSNALEDVLKYPLCINMIPGYIQPSKTEMLIKKYDLDKHIALRSNNMNLMLEIVKDSDFIYITSTKCRYLLDHAYRCIELPPELLKDTYRRELALFTHQANRNNPFTDWLQKEITSIIQS, encoded by the coding sequence ATGACCAAAGATCTAAATTTACTGCGGCTTATTTTAGTGCTCAATGAAACTCGCCAAACGGTCACTGCTGCAAAAGCGTTGAATGTGAGTCAGCCGACGATCAGTGTCATGCTTCGTAAGCTCAGAGAACAATTTGATGATGAGTTGTTTGTTAGAGATAAAGCAAAGCTTGAACCTACCCCAAAATGCTTGAAGCTTATCGAAACGTTACCTCTGCTATTAGAACAACTCGACAATCTTTACATACCTAGTGAAGAGTGGGGGTTGGAAGATTTAAGAGGAGAGGTTCAAATCATGCTGCCTTCTCCTTTGTTGGTTCCAGTGGGTGTGCCATTAATTAAAAAACTGACCAAAGAAGCTCCACAAGTCACGTTTCAATGTTCACCTTGGTTAGACAATGGCGTGCAGTCTCTAGAAACCAATCGAACGTGTTGGGGAGTGAGCTATCTTCCTATGGATGTGAATAAAACGTTGACTGAGCGACCGGTTGGCTTTGATAAGTTCATGTTGGTACTAAGAGCCGATCACCCTGTTCAAAGCAATGCCCTTGAGGATGTACTGAAATACCCATTATGTATCAACATGATCCCTGGTTACATTCAGCCATCTAAGACAGAAATGTTGATCAAAAAGTACGACTTAGATAAGCATATTGCCCTTCGAAGTAACAACATGAACTTGATGTTGGAGATCGTTAAGGACAGCGACTTTATTTATATTACATCGACGAAATGTCGTTATTTGCTTGATCACGCTTATCGCTGTATTGAGCTACCGCCGGAACTGTTGAAAGATACGTATCGTCGAGAGTTGGCTCTATTTACTCACCAAGCAAATCGCAATAACCCGTTCACGGATTGGCTTCAAAAAGAAATTACGTCGATCATTCAATCCTAG
- a CDS encoding DUF1254 domain-containing protein, with amino-acid sequence MMKKNILAAALACAFMVALPSPVLASQSVEATSAAIGIKTETLPVEMASLASLKKDNQLLAQLAYEYAYSIDEAYKYFYKTVVEQDYPLNRFQNIRILADDTYTAHPTINNDTLHLMGWMDLAAEPVIVTIPDHDDNRYWLFHTMNMQHFTDSAFGSPQRGTKGGSFMYAVEGWKGEVPASVDQVIYVEHPLVKMMGRIMDLGGDDSATAQKLMDQWNVRTLSEYLGQKGPVPIEREYPDPEDSNWVERTNFILSEGTMKAHDQKLLELFEYIGLGDVELGKANHPFTKEQLSMLESGQKDGLERIINAGFDDSRDVLGTRDEMTKVPSFQHAYGTLMGQWGLPAKHTMYSGDFFDSEGGSLDGSKYDYTVTFDAPPLEEGGFWSYTAYSGETRLMEKNDLNRHSRGDRTLTPNADGSYTIYMSSDVKGHEDDPNFLPIPDHQWYSVLRMYTPGEEVRTDKWKSTPFTKVKKSTVK; translated from the coding sequence ATGATGAAAAAAAACATACTTGCGGCAGCACTGGCTTGTGCTTTCATGGTTGCACTTCCATCTCCGGTACTTGCGAGCCAATCCGTGGAGGCGACCAGCGCAGCTATTGGGATAAAAACGGAAACTCTACCCGTTGAGATGGCGAGTTTAGCGTCGCTCAAAAAGGATAATCAGCTATTGGCACAACTTGCCTATGAGTACGCGTACTCGATAGATGAAGCCTACAAATACTTTTACAAAACCGTCGTTGAGCAAGACTACCCTTTGAATCGATTCCAAAATATTCGAATACTTGCTGACGACACTTACACTGCGCACCCGACGATTAACAATGACACGTTACATTTGATGGGTTGGATGGACCTAGCAGCAGAGCCTGTCATCGTTACGATTCCAGACCATGATGACAATCGATACTGGTTGTTCCATACCATGAATATGCAGCACTTTACTGACTCGGCTTTTGGCTCTCCACAGCGAGGCACAAAAGGCGGCAGTTTCATGTATGCAGTTGAAGGGTGGAAAGGTGAAGTGCCTGCGAGTGTCGATCAAGTCATCTATGTCGAGCACCCGCTGGTCAAAATGATGGGTCGAATCATGGACCTTGGCGGTGACGATTCTGCAACTGCTCAAAAGTTAATGGATCAATGGAATGTTAGGACGTTGTCGGAATACTTAGGTCAGAAAGGGCCAGTTCCTATTGAGCGCGAGTATCCAGATCCTGAAGACTCTAATTGGGTCGAGCGAACCAATTTCATTCTGTCTGAAGGAACAATGAAGGCGCATGACCAAAAGCTGCTTGAACTGTTCGAGTACATTGGCTTAGGAGATGTTGAATTAGGCAAAGCCAATCATCCATTTACGAAAGAACAGCTTAGTATGCTCGAGTCTGGTCAAAAAGACGGACTGGAGCGAATCATTAATGCGGGCTTTGATGATTCACGTGACGTATTAGGCACTCGCGATGAAATGACTAAGGTTCCAAGCTTTCAACACGCCTACGGCACCTTAATGGGTCAATGGGGGCTGCCTGCAAAGCACACTATGTATAGTGGTGACTTCTTCGATAGTGAAGGTGGTTCACTCGACGGTAGTAAGTATGATTACACGGTGACCTTCGATGCGCCACCGCTAGAAGAGGGTGGTTTTTGGTCATACACGGCCTACAGTGGTGAAACCCGATTGATGGAGAAAAATGACTTAAACCGTCATTCCCGAGGAGACAGAACGCTAACGCCTAATGCTGATGGCAGCTACACCATTTACATGAGTAGCGATGTAAAAGGGCATGAAGATGATCCTAACTTCTTACCTATCCCCGATCACCAATGGTATTCAGTGTTACGCATGTACACGCCCGGTGAAGAGGTGAGAACAGATAAATGGAAATCGACACCATTTACCAAGGTCAAAAAATCCACGGTAAAGTGA
- a CDS encoding anaerobic sulfatase maturase, producing the protein MNTSTHPFSLFIKAEGAQCNLDCSYCYYLNRQDGDKRSSMSLDMMERIVGAHIDAQPVKAQQVDFIWHGGEPMLRGLDFYEAAMKAQVSKATKKRVVNTMQTNGTMINDRWASFFAKHNFMMGISIDGPNILNDIARIDKNGESSFERTMRGMSYLKKHNVDFNTLTVVNNKTYKHGKTIYQFLVENGSGYMQFQPCIDHELDRRTGHDWSLTGEQWGQFLCDLFDAWSANDVGKVYIQFFENCLMVLMGYQSQMCHHSATCGQQLMVEHDGNVYSCDHYGYQDHQLGTVKSDKLVSMATSPKQIAFGTNKYHELNSTCRGCDFVELCQGGCPKNRIATTEDGSAMNHLCQGYEMFFRHALPKLLPMVEAMKKGYSPAYFPLF; encoded by the coding sequence ATGAACACATCAACTCATCCTTTTAGCTTATTTATTAAAGCAGAAGGGGCTCAGTGCAATCTGGATTGTAGTTACTGCTATTACCTCAATAGACAAGATGGCGATAAAAGGTCTTCGATGTCTCTGGATATGATGGAGCGAATTGTAGGTGCTCATATCGACGCACAGCCAGTTAAAGCTCAACAAGTAGACTTTATCTGGCATGGTGGCGAGCCTATGTTAAGAGGGCTCGATTTCTATGAAGCAGCAATGAAAGCGCAAGTAAGCAAAGCCACAAAAAAACGCGTCGTAAATACCATGCAGACCAATGGAACCATGATTAACGATCGCTGGGCGAGTTTCTTTGCTAAACATAATTTCATGATGGGCATCAGTATCGATGGGCCCAACATTTTGAATGATATTGCTCGGATCGACAAAAATGGCGAGTCGTCTTTTGAACGCACAATGCGTGGGATGTCTTATCTAAAGAAGCACAATGTTGATTTTAATACGTTAACGGTCGTGAACAATAAAACCTACAAACACGGTAAAACGATCTATCAGTTTTTGGTTGAAAATGGCAGTGGTTACATGCAGTTTCAGCCTTGTATCGATCATGAATTAGATAGGCGAACAGGGCATGACTGGTCGTTAACGGGTGAGCAATGGGGGCAGTTTCTTTGTGATCTGTTTGATGCGTGGAGCGCCAATGATGTCGGTAAAGTGTATATCCAGTTTTTTGAAAACTGTTTAATGGTGTTGATGGGCTACCAAAGCCAAATGTGTCATCACAGTGCGACTTGTGGTCAGCAGTTAATGGTTGAGCATGACGGTAATGTTTATAGTTGTGACCATTATGGGTATCAAGATCATCAACTGGGAACCGTGAAGAGTGATAAGCTTGTAAGCATGGCGACCTCACCGAAACAAATAGCGTTTGGTACCAACAAATATCATGAACTAAACAGCACTTGTCGAGGTTGTGATTTTGTTGAGCTTTGCCAAGGTGGCTGCCCTAAGAATAGAATAGCAACAACCGAAGATGGCAGCGCGATGAATCATTTATGCCAAGGGTATGAGATGTTTTTTCGTCATGCGTTACCTAAGTTGTTACCAATGGTTGAAGCGATGAAAAAAGGGTATTCGCCAGCGTACTTTCCACTTTTCTAA